The Flavobacterium piscisymbiosum genome includes a region encoding these proteins:
- a CDS encoding response regulator, translated as MTHKIRIHLADDHQVLIDGLTNLLQTVNNFEVVGNSLDGTTVYDDVIRNNADILVLDISMPKKDGIEVLKEFSQKDFPCKVIILSSYDDLKIIKEVMKLGAKGYLTKKCAGENIIEAIEAVYQGQEYFCDAVREKIFNSFTHNNPKLNKPLYVENPILSAREIEIVTLISLEYSGKEISEQLFISMNTVETHRKNIMKKLQIKNTIGLVKYALKNNLITP; from the coding sequence ATGACACACAAAATAAGGATACATCTTGCTGATGATCATCAAGTACTTATCGATGGCCTTACCAATCTGCTTCAAACCGTAAACAACTTTGAAGTGGTGGGCAATTCATTGGACGGAACTACTGTTTATGATGATGTCATTCGCAACAATGCCGACATTCTGGTTTTAGATATCAGCATGCCCAAAAAAGATGGTATCGAAGTATTAAAAGAATTCAGCCAAAAAGATTTTCCCTGCAAGGTTATTATTTTATCCAGTTATGATGATTTAAAGATCATCAAAGAAGTAATGAAGTTAGGTGCCAAAGGCTATCTCACAAAAAAATGCGCTGGCGAGAATATAATAGAAGCCATTGAAGCTGTGTATCAGGGTCAGGAATATTTTTGTGACGCTGTTAGAGAGAAAATATTTAATAGTTTTACCCATAATAACCCCAAATTAAACAAACCACTTTACGTTGAAAATCCAATTTTGAGTGCCAGGGAAATCGAAATTGTAACATTGATTTCACTTGAATATAGTGGTAAAGAAATAAGCGAACAGCTTTTTATTAGTATGAATACGGTTGAAACACATCGAAAAAATATTATGAAAAAACTTCAGATTAAAAATACCATTGGGTTGGTAAAGTACGCCCTTAAAAACAACTTAATAACCCCTTAG
- a CDS encoding dienelactone hydrolase family protein: protein MKNSALLLFATILFSNTISAQLKAVKYTDGSQALNGLFIKSAKKSSQNPGILLLPAWLGIDKASKDIAENLSKLGYNVFIADIYGEGNYPTNTAEAGKQAGYYKKNYEVYQKRINAALQELVKSGANADNIVAIGYCFGGTGVLEAARGHLKLKGVASFHGGLGKDAARAVEPITTKVLVCHGADDPFESKEEITAFQQEMRDSKADWQMIYYANAVHSFTNPEAGNDNSKGAAYNAVAAKRSFEHLQLFLNEVLKK, encoded by the coding sequence ATGAAAAATTCAGCCCTACTCTTATTTGCTACTATATTGTTCTCTAATACTATAAGCGCACAATTAAAAGCTGTAAAATATACAGATGGTTCTCAGGCATTAAATGGATTATTTATAAAATCTGCTAAAAAAAGCAGTCAAAATCCGGGTATCTTGCTTTTACCAGCCTGGTTGGGAATCGATAAAGCGTCGAAGGATATTGCAGAAAATTTATCAAAACTAGGCTACAATGTTTTCATCGCTGATATTTATGGCGAAGGAAACTACCCAACAAATACTGCCGAAGCCGGAAAACAAGCCGGTTATTACAAAAAGAACTACGAAGTTTATCAAAAACGAATTAATGCAGCTTTGCAGGAATTAGTAAAATCCGGAGCAAATGCAGATAATATTGTTGCTATAGGATATTGTTTTGGAGGAACCGGGGTTCTTGAAGCTGCCCGCGGACATTTGAAGTTAAAAGGTGTGGCTTCGTTTCACGGAGGTTTAGGTAAAGATGCGGCCCGTGCTGTTGAACCAATTACAACAAAAGTACTGGTTTGTCACGGTGCTGATGATCCGTTTGAATCAAAAGAAGAAATTACCGCTTTTCAGCAGGAAATGCGCGACTCAAAAGCCGATTGGCAAATGATATATTATGCTAATGCCGTTCACTCTTTTACCAATCCTGAAGCAGGAAACGACAACTCAAAAGGAGCTGCTTATAATGCAGTTGCAGCAAAAAGATCATTTGAGCATTTGCAGCTTTTCCTGAATGAAGTATTGAAAAAATAA
- the rho gene encoding transcription termination factor Rho yields MFDISALKEMKLSELQEIAKLAKTIKFTGVKKETLISQILAHQETTVAPSPSAVTEKENVDDKPKRARIVPVKKAAISKNAPVLEFDTIEETPEKTEAPVAVKPTPTAKIAPKAKQAPIVKAAVEVKQEAETPENSEVQEAPANEATEKKGPKIVKFNKSAYEKKVALQKEKEAVKEPVQEGEAVAETSTAEKTEAPVLVKKVNPNQIKNPNQNPNQNPNQNANANPNPNPNGNGNGNNGNQNPNHKNKKNNFRDSDFEFDGIIESEGVLEMMPDGYGFLRSSDYNYLASPDDIYLSTSQIRLFGLKTGDTVKGVVRPPKEGEKFFPLVRVLKINGHDPQVVRDRVSFEHLTPVFPSEKFKLAEKGSSVSTRIIDLFSPIGKGQRGMIVAQPKTGKTMLLKDIANAIAANHPEVYLIVLLIDERPEEVTDMQRSVRGEVIASTFDREPQEHVKIANIVLEKAKRLVECGHDVVILLDSITRLARAYNTVQPASGKVLSGGVDANALQKPKRFFGAARNVENGGSLSIIATALTETGSKMDEVIFEEFKGTGNMELQLDRKIANKRIFPAIDLTSSSTRRDDLLLDEKTLQRMWIMRKYLSDMNPVESMDFVNERFKKTRNNEEFLISMND; encoded by the coding sequence ATGTTTGATATTTCTGCATTAAAAGAAATGAAGCTTTCTGAGCTTCAAGAAATAGCTAAGTTAGCTAAAACTATAAAGTTTACTGGTGTCAAAAAAGAGACCTTAATCAGTCAGATTTTAGCACATCAGGAAACCACTGTAGCACCATCTCCTAGTGCTGTAACCGAAAAGGAAAATGTTGATGATAAGCCAAAAAGAGCCAGGATTGTTCCTGTGAAAAAAGCGGCTATTAGTAAAAATGCTCCCGTTCTAGAATTTGATACAATAGAGGAAACTCCGGAAAAAACAGAAGCTCCGGTAGCTGTAAAACCAACTCCAACAGCTAAAATAGCTCCTAAAGCCAAACAAGCTCCAATAGTTAAGGCAGCTGTAGAAGTTAAGCAAGAGGCAGAAACTCCTGAAAATTCAGAAGTTCAGGAAGCTCCGGCAAATGAAGCAACAGAGAAAAAAGGACCTAAAATCGTAAAATTTAATAAATCAGCTTACGAGAAAAAAGTCGCTTTGCAAAAAGAAAAAGAAGCCGTAAAAGAACCCGTTCAGGAAGGCGAAGCTGTAGCAGAAACTTCAACTGCTGAAAAAACAGAAGCACCTGTTCTGGTTAAAAAGGTCAATCCGAACCAGATTAAAAATCCAAACCAGAATCCCAACCAAAACCCAAATCAAAATGCAAATGCAAATCCAAACCCAAACCCAAATGGGAACGGAAATGGGAATAACGGGAATCAAAATCCAAATCATAAAAACAAAAAGAACAATTTCAGAGATTCAGATTTTGAATTTGACGGAATTATCGAAAGTGAAGGTGTTCTTGAAATGATGCCGGACGGTTATGGTTTTTTACGTTCATCAGATTATAATTATTTAGCCTCTCCGGATGATATTTATTTATCAACCTCACAAATCAGATTATTTGGTCTTAAAACCGGAGATACTGTAAAAGGAGTGGTTCGTCCTCCTAAAGAAGGCGAGAAATTTTTTCCATTAGTTCGTGTACTTAAAATCAATGGTCACGATCCGCAAGTTGTTCGCGACAGAGTTTCTTTTGAACATCTTACTCCTGTTTTTCCTTCAGAAAAATTTAAATTAGCCGAAAAAGGCAGTTCAGTTTCAACCCGTATTATCGATTTGTTTTCTCCAATTGGTAAAGGACAACGTGGTATGATTGTCGCTCAGCCTAAAACGGGTAAAACAATGTTGCTTAAAGACATTGCAAATGCAATCGCTGCCAATCATCCTGAAGTTTACCTTATTGTTCTTTTGATCGATGAGCGTCCTGAGGAGGTTACAGATATGCAACGCAGCGTGCGTGGTGAAGTTATCGCGTCAACTTTTGACAGAGAACCACAAGAACACGTGAAAATTGCCAATATTGTTCTTGAAAAAGCAAAACGTTTGGTAGAATGTGGTCATGATGTTGTGATTCTTTTAGATTCGATTACACGTTTGGCAAGAGCTTACAATACAGTTCAGCCTGCATCAGGAAAAGTGTTAAGTGGTGGTGTTGATGCCAATGCATTACAAAAACCAAAACGTTTCTTTGGAGCGGCAAGAAATGTAGAAAACGGTGGTTCGTTAAGTATCATCGCAACTGCATTGACTGAAACTGGTTCTAAAATGGATGAGGTTATCTTTGAAGAATTTAAAGGTACAGGTAACATGGAACTTCAATTGGATCGTAAAATTGCCAACAAACGTATTTTCCCTGCAATCGATCTTACTTCGTCAAGTACACGTCGTGATGATTTATTATTAGACGAAAAAACTTTACAAAGAATGTGGATCATGCGTAAATATCTATCTGATATGAACCCGGTAGAATCTATGGATTTTGTAAATGAACGATTCAAGAAAACAAGAAACAACGAAGAGTTTTTGATTTCTATGAATGACTAA
- a CDS encoding sensor histidine kinase: protein MALIRVFILFLFLSSAGGSALFSQQNPSSASTETTIRAQEKPNKKSLSEVRKLEQLRNKKVVSLSIVLVVIVFFLFYFLYQNNKLKQKIKRKDTKQKILLNVINAGIDSQEIERKKIASFLHDNINSLLSSVGLHLNTYTTQNNLKSEEIQKAKAILQQAHDLLRDMSHDLVPTLLVRFGLIYALEDLCERNTNSSIQFEFSSTITTDKRYIEKFEMKVYFIVSELFSNIIKHSDAKKAQISLQENNDQFIIVIHDDGKGFKTEKLNEAEGFGLNRIRARIKKYKGSLSIISKVNEGTSIKIKIPLPH, encoded by the coding sequence ATGGCTTTAATCAGAGTTTTTATATTATTTCTATTTCTTTCTTCTGCTGGCGGAAGCGCCTTATTTAGCCAGCAAAATCCTTCTTCGGCTTCTACAGAAACTACTATAAGAGCTCAGGAAAAACCCAATAAAAAGAGTCTTTCTGAGGTTCGAAAACTCGAGCAGCTCCGCAATAAAAAAGTAGTAAGTTTATCGATTGTACTTGTTGTCATCGTTTTCTTTTTGTTTTACTTCCTTTATCAGAATAACAAGCTAAAACAAAAAATTAAACGAAAAGATACCAAACAAAAAATACTCCTTAATGTTATCAATGCCGGAATAGACAGTCAGGAAATCGAACGCAAAAAGATTGCCTCGTTTTTGCATGACAATATCAATTCGTTATTGTCGTCTGTAGGTTTGCATTTAAATACTTACACCACCCAAAATAATCTAAAATCTGAAGAGATTCAGAAAGCCAAAGCGATACTGCAGCAAGCACATGATCTTTTACGGGACATGTCGCACGATTTAGTACCTACTCTTTTGGTGCGTTTTGGTTTGATTTATGCCTTGGAAGATTTATGTGAAAGAAATACCAATTCGAGTATTCAATTTGAATTTTCAAGTACAATTACGACTGATAAAAGATATATTGAGAAATTCGAAATGAAAGTATATTTCATCGTATCAGAACTCTTTAGCAATATCATAAAGCATAGCGACGCAAAAAAAGCTCAGATTTCGCTACAAGAAAACAACGATCAGTTTATCATTGTTATTCATGATGACGGAAAAGGTTTTAAAACCGAAAAACTAAACGAGGCTGAGGGTTTTGGATTGAACAGAATTAGAGCCCGTATTAAAAAATACAAAGGAAGTTTATCCATTATTTCTAAGGTCAACGAAGGAACTTCTATTAAAATAAAAATTCCGTTACCGCACTAA
- a CDS encoding cyanophycinase — translation MKNQLLFTFSFQKYCLLLFLFNGYFIQAQTPKGKLFIIGGGDRSDDLMKQVLSVAELSKKDYIVVLPMSSEEPDSSFIFFKTQMVKLTSHPIVMLNFNKETAQNKTLTDSLQKAKLIFISGGDQVRFMNVVQNTPIKTAIKKAYENGSTISGTSAGAAVMSEKMITGNQKLQKEYSGTFDNIRHDNLETSEGLGLLKTAIIDQHFLKRNRYNRLLSALVEFPTLTGIGIDEATAIIVRNNQIEVAGDSEVIVFRNPKGIQKAKKTDLISIESLQMSIYMAGQKFNIK, via the coding sequence ATGAAAAATCAGCTTCTTTTTACATTTTCATTTCAAAAATACTGTTTGCTTTTATTCTTGTTCAACGGTTATTTTATACAGGCGCAAACACCAAAAGGAAAGTTATTTATTATTGGCGGCGGAGACCGATCTGATGATTTGATGAAACAAGTTTTGAGTGTCGCTGAATTATCCAAAAAGGATTATATCGTGGTTCTACCTATGTCGAGCGAAGAACCGGATAGTTCGTTTATTTTCTTTAAAACACAAATGGTAAAATTAACCTCCCACCCAATTGTAATGCTCAATTTCAACAAAGAAACGGCACAAAACAAAACCCTGACCGACTCGCTGCAAAAAGCAAAACTGATCTTTATAAGTGGTGGCGATCAGGTTCGTTTTATGAATGTAGTGCAAAACACTCCAATAAAAACCGCCATAAAAAAAGCATACGAAAATGGCAGCACTATTTCTGGAACAAGCGCCGGAGCAGCCGTAATGTCTGAAAAAATGATTACCGGAAATCAGAAATTACAAAAAGAATATTCAGGAACTTTTGATAATATCAGACACGATAACCTGGAAACTTCTGAAGGTTTGGGTTTACTAAAAACAGCCATTATTGATCAGCATTTTTTAAAGAGAAACCGTTACAATCGTTTACTTTCTGCTTTGGTTGAATTTCCAACGCTAACAGGAATTGGAATTGATGAAGCTACGGCAATTATAGTTCGAAACAATCAGATAGAAGTAGCCGGAGATAGCGAAGTAATCGTATTTAGAAATCCAAAAGGAATTCAAAAGGCAAAAAAGACCGATTTGATTTCGATCGAAAGTCTTCAAATGAGTATTTATATGGCCGGACAAAAATTTAATATCAAATAA
- a CDS encoding metallophosphoesterase family protein — protein sequence MKKILLLSDTHSHIDDTILKYVNQADEVWHAGDIGDLNVTDTIKKLKPLRCVYGNIDDAQARLEFPLHNRFLCENVSVWITHIGGYPGKYNPAIREEMASNPPKLFICGHSHILKVMFDKKNNLLHMNPGAAGKSGFHQVRTMLRFVIDDDKIKDLEIVEIGKK from the coding sequence ATGAAAAAAATCCTCCTCCTTTCCGATACCCACAGTCATATTGATGATACTATTTTAAAATATGTAAATCAGGCAGATGAAGTTTGGCATGCGGGAGATATTGGAGATCTGAATGTTACCGATACCATAAAAAAACTGAAGCCCCTGCGTTGTGTTTATGGCAATATTGATGACGCACAAGCCCGATTAGAATTTCCGTTACATAATCGTTTTTTATGCGAAAATGTTTCCGTTTGGATTACCCATATTGGCGGTTATCCCGGAAAATACAATCCGGCAATTAGAGAGGAAATGGCTTCGAATCCGCCTAAATTATTCATTTGCGGACATTCGCATATTTTAAAAGTAATGTTTGATAAAAAGAATAATTTACTGCACATGAATCCCGGCGCGGCAGGAAAAAGCGGATTTCATCAGGTGCGAACCATGTTGCGATTTGTAATTGATGATGATAAAATAAAAGATCTCGAGATTGTCGAAATCGGCAAAAAGTAA
- a CDS encoding penicillin acylase family protein, whose protein sequence is MFKYHKIILFIFVFCCANLQISAQKINAKEVVRLEKLAQQVSIIRDKWGIPHVYGKTDADAVFGLLYAQCEDDFKRIEMNYVEKLGRLSEIKGQSVLYNDLEIRLLIDTEEAKSDYKKAPLWLKKLLNSYADAINFYLYKHPEVKPALLTHFEPWFPLLWTDGSIGAISTADLSTGELKAFYSGNNDKVAYVEREKNVQTGSNGFAFSPSKTADGKAILYINPHTTFYFRPEVQITSEEGLNVYGAVTWGQFFIYQGFNDNCGWMHTSSNVDVADMYAEKITNKNGKLFYEFDKKLLPVIEKEIIIKYTENGKLIPKKFKTYFTNNGPVMSKRDRKWISLKSNNRSMTSLIQSWVRTKSKSFDDYKKAMDLKANASNNTVYADSKGNIAYWHGNFIPIRDKSLNWAKVVDGSVSTTQWKGLHEVDETVHIYNPVNGWLQNCNSTPYSVAGENSPKKENYLPYMAPDGENFRGINAVRIFSKGDHYTLDKVIADGYDTKLSIFEILIPSLIAVFEKNIKPSDPEYSELIEPISILKNWDYYAKENSVATTLAVEWAYKLDPIILKAYIDEGEPDQVQNTKNFAQNATVAQLIPQLQEVLKNLKSNWGTWQVAWGEINRFQRLNGDIDLKYDDSQSSLPIAFGPGSWGSLPSFKSNYQNGSKKRYGYNGNSFVCAVEFGSKIKAKSLLAGGNSGDLNSKHFNDQSEMYQKGQFKDVLFYKEDVLKNAEKTYHPGE, encoded by the coding sequence ATGTTTAAATACCATAAAATAATACTATTCATCTTTGTATTTTGTTGTGCAAATTTGCAGATTTCTGCACAAAAAATAAATGCAAAAGAAGTTGTTCGTCTGGAAAAATTAGCCCAACAAGTTTCTATTATCAGAGATAAATGGGGAATTCCGCATGTTTACGGAAAAACTGATGCTGATGCTGTTTTCGGGTTATTATATGCACAATGCGAAGATGATTTTAAACGAATTGAAATGAATTATGTCGAAAAACTGGGGCGTCTATCCGAAATAAAAGGACAATCGGTTTTATACAATGATTTAGAAATTCGTCTTTTGATAGATACTGAAGAAGCAAAATCAGATTATAAAAAAGCACCTTTATGGCTTAAAAAACTTTTAAACAGTTATGCCGATGCAATCAACTTTTATCTTTACAAACATCCCGAAGTAAAACCCGCACTTTTAACGCATTTTGAACCGTGGTTTCCCCTACTCTGGACAGACGGAAGTATTGGCGCTATAAGTACTGCTGATCTTTCGACAGGAGAATTAAAGGCTTTTTATTCCGGTAATAATGATAAAGTAGCTTATGTAGAAAGAGAGAAAAATGTACAAACCGGATCGAATGGATTTGCGTTCTCGCCGTCAAAAACTGCTGATGGCAAAGCCATTTTATACATCAATCCGCATACGACTTTTTACTTTAGACCAGAAGTACAAATCACAAGCGAAGAAGGCCTCAACGTTTACGGAGCCGTTACCTGGGGACAATTTTTTATTTATCAGGGATTTAATGACAATTGCGGATGGATGCACACTTCATCAAACGTAGATGTTGCGGATATGTACGCCGAAAAAATCACCAATAAAAACGGAAAATTATTTTATGAATTCGATAAAAAACTATTACCTGTTATCGAGAAAGAAATCATTATAAAGTATACCGAAAACGGAAAACTAATTCCTAAAAAGTTCAAAACCTACTTTACCAACAACGGGCCGGTTATGTCCAAACGTGACAGAAAATGGATCAGCTTAAAATCAAACAATCGTTCGATGACCAGTTTGATACAGAGTTGGGTGAGAACAAAATCAAAAAGTTTTGACGATTATAAAAAAGCGATGGATCTAAAAGCCAACGCCTCCAACAATACCGTTTATGCAGACAGCAAAGGAAATATCGCTTATTGGCACGGTAACTTTATCCCAATTCGGGACAAAAGCCTTAATTGGGCAAAAGTCGTTGATGGTTCGGTTTCTACAACACAATGGAAAGGCTTACATGAGGTCGACGAAACGGTTCATATTTATAATCCGGTAAACGGCTGGTTACAAAATTGTAATTCAACACCTTATTCTGTTGCCGGAGAAAATAGCCCTAAAAAAGAAAATTATTTACCATATATGGCGCCGGACGGAGAAAATTTTAGAGGAATAAATGCTGTTCGTATTTTCAGTAAAGGCGATCATTATACTTTAGACAAGGTAATCGCTGACGGGTATGATACCAAATTATCTATTTTTGAAATCCTGATTCCGAGTCTGATTGCTGTTTTCGAAAAAAACATAAAACCATCTGATCCTGAATATTCAGAATTAATTGAACCGATTTCAATACTTAAAAATTGGGATTATTATGCCAAAGAAAATTCAGTAGCGACCACATTAGCCGTTGAATGGGCATACAAATTAGACCCGATTATCTTAAAAGCTTATATTGATGAAGGCGAACCGGATCAGGTACAGAATACTAAAAACTTTGCTCAAAATGCTACCGTAGCGCAATTAATTCCTCAACTACAGGAAGTTTTAAAAAATTTAAAATCAAACTGGGGAACATGGCAAGTAGCTTGGGGAGAAATCAACCGTTTTCAGCGTTTAAATGGTGATATCGATCTAAAATACGATGATTCACAATCTAGTTTACCCATTGCTTTTGGTCCTGGCTCGTGGGGAAGTTTACCTTCTTTTAAAAGCAACTATCAAAATGGTTCCAAAAAAAGATATGGATATAACGGAAACAGTTTTGTTTGCGCAGTCGAATTTGGTTCAAAAATAAAAGCAAAGTCATTGTTGGCAGGTGGAAACAGCGGAGATTTAAATTCAAAACATTTTAATGATCAGTCTGAAATGTATCAAAAAGGGCAATTTAAAGATGTATTGTTTTATAAAGAAGATGTCCTTAAAAATGCCGAAAAAACATATCATCCCGGCGAATGA
- a CDS encoding M28 family peptidase yields MKKIIILLLIGSAFSCKNMQSVASKDNSDPTKYIKSISEKDLKKMLYVVASDEMEGRETGSKGQKKAGLYMIEQYKKNGISFPKGATDYYQHIPAAFLNARRNENLPDSENIWAYIEGSEKPDEVLVISAHYDHVGIKNGEVYNGADDDGSGTVAVIEMAKAFAKAKKQGHGPKRSILFLHVTGEEHGLHGSRYYSENPLFPIANTITDINIDMIGRRDVEHAKTNNYVYVIGADRLSTDLHNIVVAQNEKYTKIDLDFKFNDPKDPNHFYERSDHYNFAKFGIPAVFFFNGVHEDYHGKGDEPQKIEYDALTKRTKLAFVVAWDLANRENRPVVDKK; encoded by the coding sequence ATGAAAAAAATTATAATTCTATTATTAATTGGTTCTGCATTTTCCTGTAAAAACATGCAGTCAGTTGCATCAAAAGACAATTCAGACCCAACTAAATACATAAAATCTATTAGCGAGAAAGATTTAAAAAAGATGTTGTACGTTGTGGCTTCTGACGAAATGGAAGGCCGCGAGACCGGATCTAAAGGCCAGAAAAAAGCAGGTCTTTATATGATCGAGCAATATAAAAAGAATGGCATTTCGTTTCCTAAAGGAGCAACTGATTATTACCAACATATTCCTGCTGCTTTTTTAAACGCAAGACGCAACGAAAACTTACCGGATTCTGAAAATATCTGGGCGTATATCGAAGGTTCTGAAAAACCGGATGAAGTTCTTGTAATCTCTGCACATTACGATCACGTAGGTATTAAAAACGGCGAAGTTTATAACGGAGCTGATGATGACGGCTCAGGAACTGTAGCGGTAATAGAAATGGCTAAAGCGTTTGCTAAAGCTAAAAAACAAGGTCACGGACCAAAACGTTCTATCTTATTCCTTCACGTAACGGGCGAAGAGCATGGTTTGCACGGATCACGTTATTATTCTGAGAATCCATTGTTCCCAATTGCCAATACCATTACAGATATCAATATTGATATGATTGGTCGCCGCGATGTAGAACATGCTAAAACAAATAATTATGTTTATGTAATTGGTGCCGATAGACTATCTACAGATTTGCACAACATTGTGGTAGCACAAAATGAAAAATACACTAAAATAGATCTTGATTTTAAATTTAACGATCCTAAAGATCCAAACCATTTTTACGAGCGTTCTGATCATTACAACTTTGCAAAGTTTGGCATTCCTGCTGTTTTCTTCTTCAACGGAGTTCACGAAGATTACCACGGTAAAGGTGATGAACCTCAAAAAATCGAATACGATGCTTTGACCAAAAGAACAAAACTGGCTTTTGTGGTTGCCTGGGATTTAGCCAATAGAGAGAATAGACCGGTAGTGGATAAGAAGTAA
- a CDS encoding DUF4293 domain-containing protein: MIQRIQTVYLILAFIATSVLLLFIPLWTLKGGALFFFNQDPIYTVIVGLSTMLTIISIISYKKRQNQFVMNRLNIILNLILLGLFVYRSLNLSGETIVSEKGIGMFLPIVAIVLLVLANKAIKKDEDLVKSADRLR, from the coding sequence ATGATACAACGAATTCAGACTGTATATTTAATTCTTGCATTTATTGCAACAAGTGTTTTGCTTCTTTTTATTCCGTTATGGACATTAAAAGGCGGAGCATTATTTTTCTTTAATCAAGATCCAATATATACTGTAATAGTGGGATTAAGTACAATGCTTACTATAATTAGTATCATTTCATACAAAAAAAGACAAAATCAGTTTGTAATGAACAGACTGAACATAATATTAAATTTAATTTTATTAGGATTGTTTGTATATCGCTCTCTAAATTTATCTGGAGAAACAATAGTTTCAGAGAAAGGTATTGGGATGTTTCTACCAATTGTTGCTATCGTATTATTAGTGTTAGCTAATAAGGCCATCAAGAAGGATGAAGATCTTGTAAAATCTGCAGACCGTTTGAGATAA